In a single window of the Nicotiana tomentosiformis chromosome 8, ASM39032v3, whole genome shotgun sequence genome:
- the LOC138897110 gene encoding uncharacterized protein: MDEIQVMADGWKSKMDMLASEKETTQAKLSSIKVQLRMAKEKADKPAQLNEDLLAQLSSVAAEWDALGKDLKATTSKLETTSADVDEMVAQYMADVKAAEARLKTNAEYVRRLSRRETLEEIHARGFDLSTEIEEAQNLEAEAKKLCECGGFQRIRRPRWFW; encoded by the coding sequence ATGGACGAGATCCAAGTCATGGCCGATGGGTGGAAGAGCAAGATGGATATGCTGGCCTCGGAGAAGGAAACAACCCAGGCAAAGTTATCTTCGATAAAGGTTCAGCTTCGGATGGCAAAGGAGAAAGCTGATAAACCGGCTCAGCTAAATGAAGACCTCCTAGCACAACTGAGCTCTGTCGCCGCAGAATGGGACGCCCTTGGTAAAGATCTCAAAGCAACGACGTCCAAGCTGGAGACAACCTCTGCCGATGTtgacgagatggtggcccaatacatGGCCGATGTCAAAGCAGCTGAGGCCCGCCTGAAGACCAATGCCGAATATGTAAGGCGGCtgtctcgaagggagacccttgaagagatccatgcccgaggCTTCGACCTATCGACCGAGATCGAGGAGGCTCAAAACCTTGAGGCTGAGGCGAAGAAACTATGCGAGTGTGGAGGGTTCCAAAGGATCCGAAGGCCCCGATGGTTCTGGTAA
- the LOC104095603 gene encoding uncharacterized protein, with amino-acid sequence MNVLKTCGENYHQLVPSLSSKCVTANGNFAESLKIAHKNRRKQMVVRGSSGGERRSFLTLEEAGLVEMSGLSTHERFLCRLTISSLNLLRVIAEQEGCSIEELNAGRICDWFLKDKLKREQNLESAVLQWDESDFHL; translated from the exons ATGAATGTGCTCAAAACTTGTGGAGAAAACTACCATCAATTAGTACCTTCATTAAGTTCCAAATGTGTAACTGCAAATGGTAATTTTGCAGAATCATTAAAAATTGCTCATAAAAATAGAAGAAAGCAGATGGTAGTGAGAGGAAGTAGTGGTGGGGAAAGGCGTAGTTTCTTGACACTAGAAGAAGCTGGCCTTGTTGAAATGTCTGGTCTCAGCACTCACGAACGTTTTCTATGTCGATTGACG ATATCGTCACTGAATTTACTAAGAGTGATAGCAGAGCAAGAAGGTTGTTCAATTGAGGAATTAAATGCTGGTaggatatgtgattggtttttgAAAGATAAGCTAAAGAGAGAACAGAATTTGGAATCTGCTGTCCTTCAATGGGATGAATCCGACTTCCACCTATAA